A portion of the Ignavibacteriales bacterium genome contains these proteins:
- a CDS encoding bifunctional (p)ppGpp synthetase/guanosine-3',5'-bis(diphosphate) 3'-pyrophosphohydrolase produces MIDAQFKNRLDDLLSVCRKNLRAVDEDLITRAFTLSLNAHKNDLRASGEPYFSHPYEVAMIVAKEIPLDDVSVASALLHDVVEDTTFDLKDIRAEFGGTVADIVDGATKITDIFRSHEVTQAESYRKLLLSMVNDIRVMLIKFADRLHNMRTLEYLPVEKQQRLARETLDIYAPFAHRFGLAKVKWELEDLSFKFLHRVEYDQIARQLKSRRREREHYIKKFVAPIEKRLSEEGIPLELEGRPKHLFSIYNKMVRRNKPLDEIYDLFAVRFILDTKDNNDCFLVYGVISELYKPIPERFKDYISIPKKNGYQSIHTTVVGPGGKLVEVQIRTHAMHEIAEKGVAAHWMYKENKSSVDKELEQWVNWVREIFEQRTEDTPKELLESFKLNLYQDEIYVFTPKGDLRILPRNATPVDFAFEIHSNVGFHCIGAKVNGRIVPLNTLLRSGDQLEIITSKNQNPNPDWDKFVVTHKAKAHIRRWIREEERKKAETGKDMWEKRLKRNKLHYGEDDLLKIIHAARIENIQTFYIEIAENRIDPDMFIEDFIVRPKPPVQDAESGAGESSSLFKKFIASARELTTGISVLGSTDNFLHQYAKCCNPIPGDAIVGFVTIGEGIKIHRKDCKNVISKRMTESERIVEVSWPPANAVDFIAAIRVYGKDRPALLSDVTHAISSYQNTNIRSVNIDSRASMFEGQIILYVKNTDHLFRVVDKIRRVPGIIEVDRFLG; encoded by the coding sequence ATGATTGACGCTCAGTTCAAAAACAGGCTTGATGACCTTCTATCTGTCTGCCGCAAGAACCTGCGCGCAGTAGACGAAGACCTGATCACGCGGGCTTTTACCCTCAGCCTCAATGCGCACAAGAATGATCTGCGCGCCTCCGGTGAGCCCTATTTCTCTCATCCCTATGAAGTAGCAATGATCGTAGCGAAGGAGATCCCTCTCGATGACGTCTCCGTCGCAAGCGCTCTGCTGCACGATGTTGTTGAAGACACGACCTTTGATCTGAAGGACATCCGGGCCGAATTTGGCGGCACCGTGGCTGATATTGTTGACGGTGCCACAAAGATCACGGACATCTTCAGAAGTCACGAGGTTACACAGGCGGAAAGCTATCGCAAACTCCTCCTGTCCATGGTGAACGATATCCGCGTCATGCTCATCAAGTTCGCAGACCGGTTGCACAACATGCGGACCCTTGAGTATCTTCCCGTTGAAAAGCAGCAACGCCTCGCCCGGGAGACCCTCGACATCTATGCCCCCTTTGCACATCGATTCGGACTTGCGAAGGTCAAATGGGAGCTCGAAGATCTGTCGTTCAAGTTTCTGCACCGTGTTGAGTATGATCAGATCGCCCGTCAGCTGAAATCCCGCCGGCGTGAGAGAGAGCATTACATCAAGAAATTCGTAGCGCCCATCGAGAAGCGGCTCAGTGAAGAGGGTATTCCGCTTGAGCTTGAGGGACGGCCTAAGCACCTTTTCAGCATCTACAACAAGATGGTGCGACGGAACAAACCTCTCGATGAGATCTACGACTTATTCGCTGTCCGGTTTATCCTCGATACAAAGGACAACAACGATTGCTTCCTTGTCTATGGCGTCATCTCGGAGCTCTACAAGCCCATCCCCGAGCGATTCAAGGATTACATTTCCATACCCAAGAAGAACGGCTATCAGTCAATTCATACGACTGTTGTGGGCCCCGGCGGGAAACTCGTCGAAGTGCAGATCCGCACCCACGCGATGCATGAAATTGCCGAAAAGGGTGTGGCTGCTCATTGGATGTACAAAGAGAATAAGAGCTCTGTTGATAAGGAACTCGAACAATGGGTGAATTGGGTCCGCGAGATTTTCGAGCAGCGGACTGAAGACACGCCAAAGGAGCTTTTGGAAAGCTTCAAGCTGAACCTCTATCAGGATGAAATCTACGTCTTTACCCCGAAAGGTGATCTCCGTATCCTGCCGCGCAACGCGACGCCGGTGGATTTCGCCTTTGAAATTCATTCGAATGTCGGTTTCCATTGCATTGGTGCGAAAGTCAACGGTCGCATCGTTCCGTTGAACACGCTTCTGAGGAGCGGCGATCAGCTGGAGATTATCACTTCCAAGAACCAGAACCCGAATCCTGATTGGGACAAGTTTGTCGTCACGCATAAGGCCAAGGCACATATCAGACGATGGATCCGTGAAGAGGAACGCAAGAAAGCCGAAACTGGAAAGGATATGTGGGAAAAGAGACTCAAGCGGAATAAGCTGCACTACGGCGAGGACGATTTGCTCAAGATCATCCACGCAGCTCGCATCGAGAACATTCAGACGTTCTACATAGAGATTGCCGAGAACCGCATTGACCCGGATATGTTCATTGAAGACTTCATCGTCAGGCCGAAACCGCCTGTGCAAGACGCTGAGAGCGGGGCGGGCGAGTCTTCGTCGTTGTTCAAGAAGTTCATCGCGTCGGCACGGGAGCTCACTACCGGAATCTCAGTGCTTGGATCGACTGATAACTTCCTCCACCAGTATGCCAAGTGCTGCAACCCGATTCCCGGAGACGCGATCGTTGGGTTTGTGACGATCGGTGAGGGTATCAAGATCCATCGCAAAGACTGCAAAAACGTGATTTCAAAGAGGATGACTGAAAGCGAGCGGATCGTAGAGGTGAGCTGGCCTCCTGCGAACGCAGTCGACTTCATCGCGGCAATCAGGGTGTATGGCAAGGACCGCCCTGCGCTTCTGAGTGACGTGACGCATGCGATTTCTTCCTATCAGAACACGAATATTCGAAGCGTCAACATCGATTCACGCGCCTCCATGTTCGAAGGTCAGATCATCCTTTATGTGAAGAATACCGACCATCTCTTCCGTGTCGTGGACAAGATACGACGGGTGCCAGGCATCATTGAGGTCGATCGATTCCTTGGATGA
- the ruvX gene encoding Holliday junction resolvase RuvX, giving the protein MTVDHTAGQHKRIMGIDFGTTRIGLSLSDPLQIIAVPFKTLDNKLGVIDRICETIQQEEVGLVVVGMPLNLKGEKGKKAVEVEKFVEEVRKGTSIEIIHWDERFTTSIAHQTLLTMGTKREDRRTNKGRVDAMAAAILLQGFLDSRKRSLIC; this is encoded by the coding sequence ATGACGGTAGACCACACTGCTGGTCAACACAAAAGAATCATGGGAATCGACTTTGGGACAACCCGCATCGGACTTTCTCTGTCTGATCCTCTGCAGATTATCGCCGTGCCGTTCAAAACACTCGACAATAAGCTCGGGGTTATCGACCGGATTTGCGAAACGATTCAGCAGGAGGAAGTTGGTCTCGTCGTTGTCGGCATGCCTTTGAATCTCAAGGGGGAGAAGGGCAAAAAGGCGGTAGAGGTGGAGAAGTTTGTGGAGGAGGTAAGGAAAGGGACAAGTATTGAAATTATCCACTGGGACGAACGTTTCACCACTTCCATCGCACATCAAACGTTGCTGACGATGGGGACAAAACGTGAAGACCGGCGCACCAACAAAGGGAGAGTGGACGCCATGGCTGCCGCCATCCTTCTCCAGGGATTTCTCGACAGCCGTAAACGCTCGCTCATTTGCTGA
- the mtgA gene encoding monofunctional biosynthetic peptidoglycan transglycosylase — protein sequence MPLTIRSWPGALFTWGRARKVLSVFIAFVAWMAIELAVLPYGSINQLRLTNPGETAFMRKHREEAEGNGKPFRIAQRWTPLGRIAKDAVNAVIVSEDGTFWSHEGFDWFEFRESLERNVKEGRAARGASTITQQLVKNLYLSPSKNPLRKLKEWVLTWYMEKKLGKSRILELYLNVIEWGSGIYGIESASQTYFGKSAAMLTREEAARLAAVIPNPRRYRVDKETRYLEHRSQLIMNRMAARGL from the coding sequence GTGCCTTTGACGATTCGCTCATGGCCCGGCGCCCTCTTCACGTGGGGGCGAGCTCGCAAAGTGCTGAGCGTGTTCATCGCGTTTGTCGCGTGGATGGCGATTGAATTGGCCGTGCTCCCGTACGGGAGTATTAACCAGCTTAGGCTGACCAATCCGGGCGAAACGGCATTCATGCGGAAGCATCGCGAGGAAGCCGAGGGAAATGGGAAACCATTCCGCATTGCGCAACGTTGGACACCGCTGGGGCGAATTGCGAAGGATGCCGTAAACGCCGTAATCGTCTCAGAAGATGGCACCTTCTGGTCGCATGAGGGCTTCGATTGGTTTGAGTTTCGCGAATCGCTCGAACGGAACGTCAAAGAAGGAAGAGCGGCACGGGGGGCGAGCACGATCACACAGCAGCTAGTGAAAAACTTGTACCTTTCGCCATCCAAGAACCCGCTTCGGAAATTGAAAGAATGGGTTCTCACATGGTATATGGAAAAGAAGTTGGGCAAGTCTCGCATTCTGGAATTGTACTTGAACGTGATCGAGTGGGGGAGCGGAATTTACGGCATCGAATCCGCGTCGCAGACGTATTTCGGAAAGTCCGCGGCAATGCTGACACGCGAGGAGGCAGCCCGCCTCGCTGCCGTTATTCCAAATCCACGGAGGTATCGTGTGGACAAAGAAACCAGGTACCTCGAACATCGATCCCAGCTCATTATGAACAGGATGGCGGCACGGGGTCTCTGA
- a CDS encoding putative DNA binding domain-containing protein encodes MKTKEFLLLLEEGEGFQLEFKRKVTSPAKIARALIGFANTRGGRILFGVDDDRSVVGVESEKTEVEMIETAGQVFCDPAIEPVIDIISHRGKDVIVVTIAESSQKPHSLLVDDDGTDGPDSKVLIRVKDKTVVASKEVVKILRSESPDAPPLRISIGDTERSVLDYLDANERITVKEFGKLVNISDRRASRALIQLVRAGVLRIHTHEKEDFYTLAY; translated from the coding sequence ATGAAGACCAAAGAGTTTCTGCTGCTCCTGGAAGAAGGTGAGGGGTTTCAGCTTGAATTCAAGCGGAAGGTTACCAGTCCGGCGAAGATTGCGCGCGCGCTCATAGGGTTCGCAAACACAAGAGGAGGCAGGATCCTGTTCGGGGTGGATGATGACAGAAGTGTCGTAGGCGTAGAGAGTGAGAAAACCGAAGTTGAAATGATAGAGACGGCAGGTCAGGTCTTCTGCGATCCCGCCATCGAACCGGTCATCGACATCATCTCACACCGCGGAAAAGACGTCATCGTCGTCACTATTGCAGAAAGTTCTCAGAAGCCGCACAGCCTGCTCGTTGATGATGACGGGACAGATGGACCGGACTCAAAGGTGTTGATCAGGGTCAAAGACAAGACGGTGGTGGCCAGCAAGGAAGTTGTGAAGATATTGCGCTCGGAGAGCCCTGATGCCCCCCCGTTGAGAATAAGTATCGGTGATACAGAGCGGAGTGTGCTGGACTATCTCGACGCGAACGAGAGGATCACGGTGAAAGAGTTCGGAAAGCTTGTGAATATTTCTGACCGCCGGGCATCGCGTGCGTTGATACAACTGGTGCGGGCAGGTGTGTTGCGGATTCACACCCACGAAAAGGAAGACTTCTACACACTCGCCTACTAA
- a CDS encoding RNA methyltransferase: MRKLTHAEISAKRASLDSLSAARRLPVSVVVDNVRSLYNVGSIFRTSDGVLLDKLILTGFTPTPPRKEIEKTALGATQSVPWQYEQTPREAIVQLKLQGYKAVCLEITDTVIPYYAVAPSDFPICLVIGNEINGVSKEALAECDLALEIPQFGIKQSLNVAVAYGIAIFELNRIWKAGQP; the protein is encoded by the coding sequence ATGCGTAAGCTCACTCATGCCGAGATTTCCGCGAAACGAGCCTCTCTGGACTCCCTCTCGGCCGCGAGGCGTCTCCCCGTCAGTGTTGTCGTGGACAACGTCCGCAGCCTTTACAATGTCGGATCGATTTTTCGCACCTCGGACGGCGTATTGCTCGACAAGCTCATTCTTACCGGGTTCACCCCCACACCGCCGCGCAAGGAAATCGAGAAAACCGCTCTCGGTGCCACTCAGAGCGTACCGTGGCAATATGAACAGACGCCACGCGAGGCAATTGTTCAGTTGAAACTCCAAGGGTATAAGGCCGTCTGCCTCGAAATTACCGACACGGTCATCCCTTACTACGCCGTGGCACCGTCGGATTTTCCGATCTGCCTCGTCATTGGAAACGAGATCAACGGGGTTTCAAAAGAAGCGCTCGCGGAGTGCGATCTTGCGCTTGAAATCCCTCAATTCGGCATCAAACAGTCGCTCAATGTTGCAGTCGCGTACGGCATAGCGATCTTCGAGCTTAACAGGATCTGGAAGGCAGGACAGCCCTAA
- the cmk gene encoding (d)CMP kinase has product MRKIVIAIDGPAASGKSTTARLVAERLGYLHIDTGAMYRAVTLRVLEEKIPLDNVDRIGTLAEQTRIRLERWDGGNRVYVDDRDVTREIRSALVTKNASAVSSYQRVRDVLVREQRRIAEQGAVVLEGRDIGTVVLPHADLKIFMVAHVSERVKRRKIELESTGVNVDSTKLEQEIIERDRLDSTRTASPLRKAAEAIEVDTSSMTIEEQVQFVVNKANEIMKG; this is encoded by the coding sequence TTGCGAAAGATAGTTATAGCAATCGATGGCCCAGCAGCATCGGGCAAGAGTACAACCGCGCGTCTTGTGGCTGAGCGGTTGGGTTATCTCCATATAGATACGGGTGCGATGTACCGGGCGGTTACGCTTCGGGTGCTTGAAGAGAAAATACCGCTGGACAATGTTGATCGTATCGGAACGCTTGCCGAGCAGACGAGAATTCGCCTGGAGCGGTGGGATGGGGGCAATCGGGTGTACGTAGACGATCGGGATGTGACCCGGGAGATACGATCGGCACTCGTGACAAAAAACGCGAGCGCAGTGAGCAGCTATCAACGCGTCCGCGATGTGCTCGTCCGCGAACAGCGGCGTATCGCTGAGCAGGGAGCTGTCGTTCTCGAAGGAAGAGATATCGGTACTGTGGTGTTGCCGCATGCTGATCTGAAGATCTTCATGGTGGCACACGTATCGGAACGGGTCAAGCGCCGAAAAATCGAACTCGAGTCAACGGGTGTGAATGTAGACAGCACGAAGCTTGAACAAGAAATTATTGAACGGGACCGTCTGGATTCCACCCGGACTGCGAGTCCGCTGCGTAAGGCGGCAGAAGCAATCGAGGTTGATACATCCTCTATGACGATTGAAGAGCAGGTGCAGTTCGTGGTAAACAAGGCCAATGAGATTATGAAGGGTTGA
- a CDS encoding 4-hydroxy-3-methylbut-2-enyl diphosphate reductase has product MIVTIDKFSGFCWGVVRTIEIAEQELAQAEELYSLGDIIHNPVEIQRLGDQGLKTITTANLDSVKGKKVLIRAHGEPPSTYKRAEELGITIIDATCPVVTKVQERIRRFYTDGYQVVIFGKKDHAEVVGLAGQTNGEAIVIKSLDEIGKVALDRKTVLFSQTTMDKATFHRLKEELQRKVKELIVGSIEDEAVEFHAKDTICGQVSGRDKKIREFAASNDIVVFVAGRTSSNGKVLFDIAHDANAKTFFIETAAELNPVWFEGVTKVGITGATSTPQWFMEKVKVEIEARFGAQS; this is encoded by the coding sequence TTGATTGTTACGATAGACAAATTTTCGGGATTCTGTTGGGGTGTTGTCCGGACGATCGAGATAGCCGAACAGGAGTTGGCACAGGCGGAGGAATTGTATTCCCTGGGCGATATCATTCACAACCCGGTGGAAATTCAACGCTTGGGCGATCAAGGCCTGAAGACCATCACCACAGCGAACCTCGATTCAGTGAAGGGGAAAAAAGTTCTCATCAGGGCACATGGTGAACCGCCTTCGACGTACAAGCGTGCCGAGGAGTTGGGAATCACCATTATCGATGCGACTTGCCCGGTTGTCACGAAAGTGCAAGAGAGAATTCGTCGCTTCTATACGGATGGGTATCAGGTCGTAATCTTCGGCAAGAAGGATCATGCCGAGGTTGTAGGTCTCGCCGGTCAGACAAACGGCGAAGCGATCGTGATAAAATCGCTGGATGAAATCGGGAAGGTTGCACTGGATCGGAAAACGGTGCTGTTTTCACAGACGACGATGGACAAAGCAACATTTCATCGTTTGAAGGAAGAACTTCAGAGGAAGGTGAAAGAACTAATAGTAGGCTCCATCGAAGACGAGGCAGTTGAGTTCCACGCGAAAGACACGATTTGCGGACAGGTCTCCGGTCGTGATAAGAAGATCAGGGAATTCGCCGCTTCAAACGATATCGTCGTCTTCGTCGCAGGGCGCACAAGCTCGAACGGAAAAGTGCTCTTCGATATCGCCCATGACGCGAACGCAAAAACGTTTTTCATAGAGACTGCTGCTGAGTTGAACCCTGTGTGGTTCGAGGGCGTAACCAAGGTCGGGATCACGGGAGCCACGTCGACTCCACAGTGGTTCATGGAGAAGGTGAAGGTCGAAATCGAAGCACGATTTGGTGCTCAATCATAG
- the rpsA gene encoding 30S ribosomal protein S1 → MLEVLENSEGQDEREYSEAEFQELSKLYEKTMSSISEGEIVRGRVVHIGDSYVAVDIGFKSEGAVSVGEFPNIKDLKIGEEVEVFLESVENKDGQLILSRKRADFMRVWERVVKSFDTGEVLRGRCMRRTKGGIVVDLLGIDAFLPGSQIDVRPVRDFDAFIGKEMDFRVVKVNHPSENVVVSHKVLVEEELAGQRKTILESLEKGQILEGHAKAITDFGVFVDLGGVDGLVHITDLSWGRISHPSEVVKLDQTVNVVVLDFDQEKKRISLGMKQLMPHPWENIELKYPVGTKVAGKVVSLTDYGAFVEIEKGIEGLIHISEMSWTQHIKHPSQVVSMGQIVNAVILSLDKDGKKISLGMKQLEPDPWLTLLQKYPVASKHTGVVRNLTNFGVFVELEEGVDGLVHISDLSWTKKIRHPGEVVKKGDKIDVVILGIDVDQRRISLGHKQIADNPWETFETTYRVGTPVEGKVVRIIEKGVIVELPLGVDGFVPLSQLSQTPVKNITESFHVDNTLPLQVIEFDKDNKKIVLSVIEFLRGKEQAIVDDYVSAHKLSPMTLKDMMTSSGLTAEHGVNESSNV, encoded by the coding sequence ATGCTTGAAGTTTTAGAAAACAGCGAAGGCCAAGACGAGCGCGAGTATTCCGAAGCTGAATTTCAGGAACTCTCAAAGCTCTACGAAAAGACGATGAGTTCCATCAGTGAAGGGGAAATCGTACGGGGGCGTGTGGTCCATATTGGGGATTCGTACGTCGCGGTGGATATCGGATTCAAATCCGAAGGCGCCGTCTCCGTCGGGGAATTCCCGAATATTAAAGACCTGAAGATCGGCGAAGAGGTCGAGGTCTTCCTCGAGAGCGTCGAGAACAAGGATGGTCAACTGATCCTTTCGCGCAAGCGGGCAGACTTCATGCGCGTATGGGAGCGTGTCGTGAAATCGTTCGACACCGGAGAGGTGCTCAGAGGACGATGCATGCGCCGAACGAAGGGGGGCATCGTGGTCGATCTCCTCGGGATTGACGCATTCCTGCCAGGTTCACAGATCGATGTACGCCCCGTGAGGGATTTCGATGCTTTTATCGGTAAGGAAATGGACTTCCGTGTTGTGAAAGTCAATCATCCTTCCGAAAACGTCGTCGTGAGCCATAAGGTCCTCGTTGAAGAGGAACTCGCAGGTCAGCGCAAAACGATCCTGGAGAGTCTCGAGAAGGGACAGATTTTGGAAGGTCACGCCAAGGCCATTACCGACTTCGGAGTGTTTGTTGACCTGGGCGGTGTGGATGGACTCGTGCATATCACGGATCTCTCCTGGGGCCGCATCAGTCATCCCTCAGAGGTCGTGAAGCTGGACCAGACTGTCAACGTGGTGGTGCTCGACTTCGACCAGGAAAAGAAGAGAATTTCCCTTGGCATGAAGCAGCTGATGCCGCATCCGTGGGAAAATATTGAACTGAAATATCCGGTCGGAACGAAAGTCGCGGGAAAAGTCGTGTCGTTGACAGACTACGGAGCGTTCGTCGAGATCGAAAAAGGAATCGAAGGGCTTATTCACATTTCGGAAATGAGCTGGACGCAGCATATCAAGCACCCGTCGCAAGTGGTTTCGATGGGGCAGATTGTCAATGCGGTCATTCTGTCGCTCGATAAGGACGGCAAGAAGATCTCCCTGGGTATGAAGCAGCTTGAGCCGGATCCATGGCTGACGCTTCTTCAGAAGTACCCTGTTGCCTCGAAGCACACGGGCGTCGTTCGCAATCTCACCAATTTCGGTGTCTTCGTTGAACTGGAAGAGGGAGTCGATGGCTTGGTGCACATATCCGATCTGTCCTGGACTAAGAAGATCCGGCATCCGGGCGAAGTCGTGAAAAAAGGTGACAAGATCGATGTCGTCATTCTGGGGATTGATGTCGACCAACGCAGGATTTCTCTTGGCCACAAGCAGATTGCGGACAATCCTTGGGAAACATTTGAGACGACGTATAGGGTCGGAACGCCGGTCGAAGGAAAAGTCGTTCGAATCATCGAGAAGGGAGTTATTGTTGAGCTCCCGCTTGGTGTGGACGGTTTTGTTCCTCTTTCGCAGTTGTCTCAGACACCTGTAAAGAATATCACCGAATCATTCCATGTTGATAATACGCTTCCGTTGCAGGTTATCGAGTTCGACAAGGACAACAAGAAGATCGTCCTGTCGGTCATTGAATTCCTGCGAGGGAAAGAGCAGGCGATTGTGGATGATTATGTCTCCGCTCACAAACTGTCGCCGATGACTCTGAAGGATATGATGACCTCTTCAGGGCTGACGGCTGAACACGGCGTGAACGAATCATCAAACGTGTAA
- the mtaB gene encoding tRNA (N(6)-L-threonylcarbamoyladenosine(37)-C(2))-methylthiotransferase MtaB, translating to MRKVAVHTLGCKLNFAESSTIARQFRSHGYEVVAIDEPADVCVINTCSVTERADRECRQVVRRALRHSPNAYVIVAGCYAQLRPEQLAAIPGVDLVLGTSEKFEIFRYSKDFIKSECSRTFVAPVKNADTFLEASSVGSNDRTRAFLKIQDGCDYSCAFCTIPLARGASRSTPIPAILSQAKSVVAEGYQEVVLTGVNVGDYGTKIGTSLAELLGQLALIDGLSRIRISSVEPNLLTDDLISLWAANPKICNHFHIPLQGGNDDILRGMRRRYLTDLYRSRVERIQSLIPEAGIGADVIAGFPGETDEIFEQTYKFLVELPISYLHVFTYSERPNTAALTLPSRIEPRVRFQRSEMLRNLSLKKRQAFLGGLTGSTRDVLFEEKLPSGEWTGLTGEYARVRVKTDADLSNQIKRIEITHPEGEDCIGKLVDTSYAAAQPNPSTFPEVSLCA from the coding sequence ATGAGAAAAGTCGCTGTCCATACTCTCGGTTGCAAGCTGAATTTCGCCGAATCGTCGACCATTGCCCGGCAATTTCGGAGCCATGGCTACGAAGTGGTGGCTATTGATGAGCCCGCTGATGTATGCGTGATCAATACTTGCAGTGTGACCGAAAGGGCCGACCGTGAATGCAGGCAGGTCGTTCGGCGTGCCCTGAGGCATTCACCGAACGCGTACGTGATCGTTGCCGGCTGTTACGCCCAGCTGCGCCCGGAGCAGCTCGCCGCAATTCCAGGCGTTGACCTGGTTTTGGGAACATCGGAGAAGTTTGAGATATTTCGCTACAGCAAGGATTTCATCAAGTCCGAATGCTCTCGGACGTTCGTGGCACCTGTCAAGAACGCAGATACCTTCCTGGAAGCCTCTTCAGTTGGGTCAAATGACCGCACGAGGGCATTCCTGAAGATTCAGGATGGTTGTGACTACTCGTGTGCTTTCTGCACAATCCCTCTAGCTAGGGGAGCAAGCAGAAGCACTCCAATCCCCGCCATTCTGTCTCAGGCGAAAAGCGTTGTAGCTGAGGGGTATCAGGAAGTGGTCCTGACTGGCGTCAACGTCGGCGATTACGGGACGAAGATCGGAACGAGCTTGGCCGAATTGTTGGGTCAGTTGGCCCTGATCGATGGGCTTTCGAGAATACGTATCAGCTCCGTGGAGCCAAATCTACTTACTGATGATTTGATTTCGCTGTGGGCTGCTAACCCAAAGATCTGCAATCACTTCCACATTCCGCTTCAAGGCGGCAATGATGATATCTTAAGGGGGATGAGAAGGCGCTACTTGACTGATCTCTACAGAAGCAGAGTTGAGAGAATCCAATCGTTGATCCCTGAAGCAGGAATCGGTGCAGACGTAATCGCAGGATTTCCTGGTGAGACTGATGAGATTTTTGAGCAAACCTATAAGTTCCTGGTTGAGTTGCCGATTTCATATCTGCACGTTTTCACGTATTCTGAGCGTCCCAATACTGCCGCATTGACGCTCCCAAGTCGAATTGAGCCAAGAGTTCGCTTTCAGCGGAGTGAAATGCTTCGGAATCTGAGCCTGAAGAAACGCCAGGCTTTTCTGGGGGGGCTCACGGGCTCAACCAGGGATGTATTGTTTGAGGAAAAGCTGCCCTCTGGCGAATGGACCGGCCTCACCGGAGAGTACGCTCGTGTGCGCGTGAAAACGGACGCGGATCTGTCGAATCAAATCAAACGAATTGAGATTACACACCCAGAGGGGGAGGATTGCATAGGAAAACTGGTTGATACCTCGTACGCCGCAGCCCAACCAAATCCTTCAACTTTTCCAGAGGTGTCACTATGCGCCTAA
- the truA gene encoding tRNA pseudouridine(38-40) synthase TruA, whose protein sequence is METFKLCIEYDGTNYVGWQIQSNGTSVQSVLEGALQQILQLPISTVAAGRTDAGVHARGQVVSFKCEKQIEPEMLTKSLNGVLPNDIVALTCERASEDFHARHSARSRMYRYYLSCLPTSIQRNFSWYVGGYKLDRKLLNDCAEIVLGEHDFTSFCKTVSTADHFLCTVHQSSWSETRSNLVYEIRANRFLHGMVRTIVGTMVEVARGHREFNSFREILASKDRANAGMAAPAKGLFLEEITY, encoded by the coding sequence ATGGAAACCTTCAAGTTGTGCATCGAGTACGATGGTACGAATTATGTAGGCTGGCAGATTCAGTCGAACGGGACTTCTGTGCAATCAGTCCTGGAGGGAGCCCTCCAGCAGATTCTGCAACTCCCGATCTCGACTGTCGCTGCCGGCAGGACGGACGCAGGAGTGCATGCCCGGGGGCAGGTGGTTTCATTCAAGTGCGAGAAGCAGATAGAGCCGGAAATGCTCACAAAATCGCTCAATGGCGTGCTGCCGAACGACATAGTGGCTTTGACTTGTGAAAGGGCTTCCGAAGACTTCCACGCGCGCCACAGTGCCCGTTCACGAATGTACCGGTACTACTTATCATGTCTGCCAACCTCCATTCAGCGAAATTTCAGCTGGTATGTCGGCGGGTACAAGCTTGACAGGAAGCTCTTGAATGACTGCGCGGAGATCGTCCTGGGTGAGCATGATTTTACCTCGTTCTGCAAGACGGTGTCGACGGCCGATCATTTTCTGTGTACCGTTCATCAATCGAGCTGGAGCGAAACCAGATCGAATCTGGTCTATGAGATCCGGGCTAACCGCTTTCTTCATGGCATGGTAAGGACTATTGTTGGAACTATGGTTGAGGTAGCGCGAGGCCACAGAGAGTTCAATTCCTTCCGCGAAATTCTCGCCTCGAAGGACCGGGCAAACGCGGGAATGGCGGCACCGGCAAAGGGTCTTTTTCTTGAAGAAATTACTTATTAG